Proteins encoded in a region of the Massilia sp. UMI-21 genome:
- a CDS encoding cold-shock protein, with the protein MTTQTGTVKWFNDAKGFGFITPDAGGGDLFAHFQDIQSQGFKSLAENQRVSFVRSTGPKGEKAGNICAI; encoded by the coding sequence ATGACTACTCAAACTGGCACCGTAAAATGGTTCAACGATGCGAAAGGCTTCGGCTTTATCACGCCTGATGCAGGCGGCGGCGACTTGTTCGCCCATTTCCAGGATATTCAATCGCAAGGTTTTAAAAGCCTGGCGGAAAACCAGCGCGTTTCCTTCGTTCGCTCGACCGGACCCAAGGGCGAAAAAGCCGGAAACATCTGCGCCATCTAA
- a CDS encoding transporter substrate-binding domain-containing protein: MLLKKYLAMALGVLSAAAHAAVDAVPAVRPRLYLTTETSAPSSMLDGARVIGIATDKVREAMQRAGVDYRIELLPWKRAYLAAQQRPDACVYSTSRTPEREGLFKWVGPTDVGEWVMMGRADSRLKLRSLDDARGLRIGTYNGDARDAYLRGRGFRVDAANEDLANAGKLLLDRIDLWAASLRSGSTILSRYGYDKKIVPLLVFKRIELYLACNPGVPDAVVTRLNAAFDTIARDGTGRRIERGYEDWGQPIRLP; the protein is encoded by the coding sequence ATGTTGTTAAAAAAGTATCTTGCGATGGCACTCGGTGTGCTCAGTGCTGCGGCCCATGCCGCCGTGGACGCGGTGCCCGCAGTCCGGCCGCGCTTGTATCTCACCACCGAAACCTCGGCACCGTCGAGCATGCTGGATGGGGCGCGCGTGATCGGCATCGCCACCGACAAGGTGCGTGAGGCAATGCAGCGTGCCGGAGTCGACTACCGCATCGAATTGCTGCCGTGGAAGCGCGCCTACCTGGCGGCGCAACAGCGGCCGGATGCCTGTGTCTATTCGACCTCGCGCACGCCCGAGCGGGAAGGGCTGTTCAAGTGGGTTGGGCCGACCGACGTCGGCGAGTGGGTCATGATGGGGCGCGCCGACAGCAGGCTGAAGTTGCGCAGCCTCGACGATGCCCGCGGCCTGCGCATCGGCACCTACAACGGCGACGCCCGCGACGCCTACCTGCGGGGGCGCGGATTCCGGGTCGACGCCGCCAACGAAGACCTGGCCAATGCCGGCAAGCTGCTGCTCGACCGTATCGACCTTTGGGCGGCCAGCCTGCGCAGCGGCAGCACCATCCTGTCCCGCTACGGCTACGACAAGAAGATCGTGCCCCTGCTGGTATTCAAGCGCATCGAACTGTACCTGGCCTGTAACCCGGGCGTTCCGGATGCGGTGGTCACCCGCCTGAATGCCGCCTTCGACACCATCGCACGCGACGGCACTGGACGCCGTATCGAACGCGGCTACGAGGACTGGGGGCAGCCGATCCGGCTGCCTTGA
- a CDS encoding PAS domain S-box protein encodes MLQLFSVPDDPSLLTFGAYEPRFVLLSVLIAIFSSWMGLQIAGQAAASRSHRALVLASGSLALGAGVWAMHFIGMLAFNLCTPITYDPLVTLLSALPSIGASAVALALISRQRLGPAGLLVGGIVVGAGIGAMHYSGMAGMQMRLELRYDPAMFALSIVVAVVLATLALGVRFGLSRFKSLRESQRLLLAASVMGCAIAGMHYTGMAAARFVGQVPAGAAGAPIDTASSSFLAIAISLTTVAFTGLVMAANGLLRYRQMFIDLRRSEAWMRALLTTTVDGVITIARDGTISEFNASAERIFGWERHEIVGRSASLLIADDDAASHDGLLGLMLDGYTSAMSGSSEIMGKRKDGSLVPIRRAIGHARLDKQDLFVCFITDISERRAIMQALHASEAQFRSLIGNIPGVSFRCMLGGDWPMVFISDAVERVTGYPAADFIGERPRRLFGTLIHATDRVLVNEELEAALRENRPYLVEYRLLHADGSVRWLWENGSGVRDDQGKMSWLDGVILDITERRQMEDALREAKDKAEQAAAARATFVANMSHEIRTPMNAILGFTDVLLDGELNKEQRRHLDTVRNAGRSLLRLLNEILDTAKLEKGAVELEQNDYNLLSLIDELSSTLAPNARAKGLHLDIHYDPALPTGLRGDELRVRQVLTNLIDNAIKFTPQGSVTLRVGAEGDQLCIAVSDTGIGIAPERLQAIFDPFTQADASMTRRFGGTGLGTTISKQLVELMGGKIWAESELGQGTTFHVRLPLVLARFASQAPRVRSAAVLPPLRVLAADDVPQNLELLQLLMARRGHTLTAVADGAAVLAQATSGEFDLVLMDFQMPTLDGLSATRAIRAHEAATGRRRTPVIAMTASVLAEHRRASVEVGMDGFATKPVDWFTLSHEIARVLGLDQQQAQSNADLAVLPAPPRAVLNRRAGLHRWADKADVYAEALDHFGRQYADLGATLQMHAAGGSHQALRMLAHKVRGVAANVGLEQLSDALSRLEQATNAVPTDERDAALALESSTSALAEALAAIHAGSPQPTVAPEAAPHDLARARRAGGVLLQALRRGALDDAALAGLAAALAGHPVAPRVAQIQAAIGDFEFDSALEQLEAVMATLGE; translated from the coding sequence ATGCTGCAATTATTTTCCGTTCCGGACGATCCATCGCTGCTCACATTCGGCGCTTATGAACCGCGCTTTGTGTTGCTTTCGGTCCTGATCGCCATCTTCTCTTCGTGGATGGGCCTGCAGATCGCCGGCCAGGCGGCTGCCAGCCGCAGCCACCGCGCCCTCGTTCTCGCCAGCGGCAGCCTTGCCCTCGGGGCCGGCGTCTGGGCCATGCACTTCATCGGCATGCTGGCGTTCAACCTTTGCACGCCCATCACCTACGACCCGCTGGTCACCCTGCTGTCGGCGCTGCCCAGCATCGGCGCCTCGGCGGTGGCGCTGGCGCTGATCTCGCGCCAGCGCCTCGGTCCGGCCGGGCTGCTGGTGGGCGGCATCGTGGTCGGCGCCGGCATCGGCGCCATGCATTACTCGGGCATGGCCGGCATGCAGATGCGCCTGGAGTTGCGCTACGATCCGGCCATGTTCGCCCTGTCGATCGTGGTCGCTGTGGTGCTGGCCACGCTGGCGCTCGGCGTGCGCTTCGGCCTGTCGCGCTTCAAGTCGCTGCGCGAATCGCAGCGCCTGCTGCTGGCCGCAAGCGTCATGGGCTGCGCCATCGCCGGCATGCACTACACCGGCATGGCCGCCGCGCGCTTCGTCGGCCAGGTGCCGGCAGGCGCCGCAGGTGCGCCCATCGACACCGCGAGCAGCTCGTTCCTGGCGATCGCGATTTCGCTGACCACCGTCGCCTTCACCGGCCTGGTGATGGCCGCCAACGGCCTGCTGCGCTACCGCCAGATGTTCATCGACCTGCGCCGCAGCGAAGCCTGGATGCGCGCCCTGCTCACCACCACGGTGGATGGCGTGATCACCATCGCCCGCGACGGCACCATCAGCGAATTCAACGCCTCGGCCGAGCGTATCTTCGGCTGGGAGCGGCACGAGATCGTCGGCCGCAGCGCCAGCCTCCTGATCGCCGACGACGACGCGGCCTCGCACGACGGCCTGCTGGGTCTCATGCTCGACGGCTACACCAGCGCGATGTCCGGCAGCAGCGAGATCATGGGCAAGCGCAAGGACGGCAGCCTGGTACCGATTCGCCGCGCGATCGGCCACGCGCGCCTGGACAAGCAGGATCTGTTCGTCTGCTTCATCACCGACATCAGCGAGCGCCGCGCCATCATGCAGGCGCTGCATGCCAGCGAGGCCCAGTTTCGCTCCCTGATCGGCAACATCCCCGGTGTCTCCTTCCGCTGCATGCTCGGGGGCGACTGGCCGATGGTCTTCATCAGCGACGCCGTCGAACGCGTCACCGGCTATCCGGCGGCGGATTTCATCGGCGAGCGGCCGCGCCGCCTGTTCGGCACGCTGATCCATGCGACCGACCGCGTGCTGGTGAACGAGGAACTGGAGGCGGCGCTGCGCGAGAACCGCCCCTACCTGGTCGAATATCGCCTGCTGCACGCCGACGGCAGTGTGCGCTGGCTGTGGGAAAACGGCAGCGGCGTGCGCGATGACCAGGGCAAGATGAGCTGGCTCGACGGCGTCATCCTCGACATCACGGAACGCCGCCAGATGGAAGACGCGCTGCGCGAGGCGAAGGACAAGGCCGAACAGGCTGCCGCCGCGCGCGCCACGTTTGTGGCCAACATGAGCCACGAGATCCGCACGCCGATGAATGCGATCCTGGGCTTCACCGACGTGCTGCTCGACGGTGAGCTGAACAAGGAACAGCGGCGCCACCTGGATACCGTCCGCAACGCCGGCCGCTCGCTGCTGCGCCTGCTCAACGAGATCCTCGACACCGCCAAGCTGGAAAAAGGCGCGGTGGAGCTGGAGCAGAACGACTACAACCTGCTCTCGCTGATCGACGAACTGTCCTCGACCCTGGCCCCGAATGCGCGCGCCAAGGGGCTGCACCTCGACATCCACTATGACCCGGCGCTGCCGACCGGCCTGCGCGGCGACGAACTGCGGGTGCGCCAGGTGCTGACCAACCTGATCGACAACGCGATCAAGTTCACGCCGCAGGGTAGCGTCACGCTGCGCGTCGGTGCGGAGGGTGACCAGCTGTGCATCGCCGTCAGCGACACCGGCATCGGCATCGCTCCCGAGCGCCTGCAGGCGATCTTCGACCCGTTCACCCAGGCCGACGCCTCGATGACGCGCCGCTTCGGCGGCACCGGGCTGGGCACCACGATCAGCAAGCAGCTGGTCGAGCTGATGGGCGGGAAGATCTGGGCCGAGAGCGAGCTTGGCCAGGGCACCACGTTCCACGTGCGCCTGCCGCTGGTGCTGGCGCGCTTCGCCAGCCAAGCGCCGCGCGTGCGCAGCGCGGCCGTGCTGCCGCCGCTGCGCGTGCTGGCCGCCGACGACGTGCCGCAGAACCTGGAACTGCTGCAGCTCCTGATGGCGCGCCGCGGGCATACGCTCACGGCCGTGGCGGACGGCGCGGCGGTGCTGGCGCAGGCCACCAGCGGCGAGTTCGACCTGGTGCTGATGGACTTCCAGATGCCGACCCTCGACGGTCTCTCGGCCACCCGCGCGATCCGCGCGCACGAAGCCGCGACGGGCCGGCGCCGCACGCCGGTGATCGCCATGACCGCCAGCGTGCTGGCCGAGCACCGCCGCGCCAGCGTCGAAGTGGGCATGGACGGTTTCGCCACCAAGCCGGTGGACTGGTTCACGCTGTCGCACGAGATCGCACGCGTGCTGGGCCTGGACCAGCAGCAGGCCCAGTCGAATGCGGACCTGGCCGTGCTGCCGGCGCCGCCGCGCGCGGTGCTGAACCGCCGCGCCGGCCTGCACCGCTGGGCCGACAAGGCCGACGTCTACGCCGAGGCGCTCGATCATTTCGGCCGCCAGTACGCCGACCTCGGCGCCACGCTGCAGATGCACGCGGCGGGCGGCTCGCACCAGGCGCTGCGCATGCTCGCGCACAAGGTGCGCGGCGTCGCTGCCAATGTCGGCCTGGAACAGCTGTCGGACGCGCTGTCCAGGCTCGAGCAGGCCACCAATGCCGTGCCGACCGACGAACGCGACGCCGCCCTGGCGCTGGAATCCTCGACCTCCGCCCTGGCCGAGGCGCTGGCCGCGATCCATGCCGGCAGCCCGCAGCCGACGGTGGCGCCTGAAGCCGCCCCGCATGACCTGGCGCGCGCCCGCCGCGCCGGCGGCGTGCTGCTGCAGGCCCTGCGCCGCGGCGCCCTCGACGACGCCGCGCTGGCAGGCCTGGCGGCCGCGCTGGCCGGCCATCCGGTGGCGCCGCGCGTGGCCCAGATCCAGGCCGCGATCGGCGACTTCGAATTCGACTCCGCCCTGGAACAGCTGGAAGCCGTGATGGCCACGCTGGGGGAATAA
- a CDS encoding response regulator, which yields MTQPNNRPLILAVDDEASNLQLLRQILQDHYRLLFAKDGARALELARQERPDLVLLDVMMPGMSGYEVCASLKANPDTAATPVIFVTALTDTADELEGFEAGAVDYITKPVSPPIVRARVRTHLSLVRMEALRATRLEIVQRLGLAAEYKDNETGLHVIRMSHFSRILGIAAGMGELEADDLLHAAPMHDVGKIGIPDRILQKPGPLDPDEWKIMQSHVMIGAEIIGEHAGGMLALASQIALTHHEKYDGSGYPNGLRGEQIPLAGRIVAIADVFDALTSKRPYKRAWTEQEALDFLREQKGRHFDPALVDLFIGQMPAVRAVQERWAEA from the coding sequence ATGACCCAACCGAACAACCGTCCGCTGATCCTGGCAGTCGATGACGAGGCCAGCAACCTGCAACTGCTGCGCCAGATCCTGCAGGACCACTATCGCCTGCTGTTTGCCAAGGATGGCGCGCGCGCGCTCGAACTGGCGCGCCAGGAGCGTCCCGACCTGGTGCTGCTCGACGTGATGATGCCGGGCATGTCCGGCTACGAAGTGTGCGCCTCGCTCAAGGCCAATCCGGATACCGCGGCAACGCCGGTGATCTTCGTGACCGCCCTGACCGACACCGCCGACGAGCTGGAAGGCTTCGAGGCCGGCGCGGTGGATTACATCACCAAGCCGGTCAGCCCGCCGATCGTGCGTGCGCGCGTGCGCACCCACCTGTCGCTGGTGCGCATGGAAGCGCTGCGCGCGACCCGCCTCGAGATCGTTCAGCGGCTCGGCCTGGCGGCCGAGTACAAGGACAACGAGACCGGCCTGCACGTGATCCGCATGAGCCACTTCTCGCGCATCCTCGGCATTGCGGCCGGCATGGGCGAACTGGAAGCCGACGACCTGCTGCACGCCGCCCCGATGCACGACGTCGGCAAGATCGGCATCCCCGACCGCATCCTGCAGAAACCCGGCCCGCTCGATCCGGACGAGTGGAAGATCATGCAGAGCCACGTCATGATCGGCGCCGAGATCATCGGCGAACACGCCGGCGGCATGCTGGCGCTGGCCTCGCAGATCGCGCTCACGCACCACGAGAAGTATGACGGCAGCGGCTATCCGAACGGCCTGCGCGGCGAGCAAATCCCGCTGGCCGGGCGCATCGTGGCGATCGCCGACGTGTTCGACGCCCTGACCTCGAAGCGGCCCTACAAGCGCGCCTGGACCGAACAGGAGGCGCTCGACTTCCTGCGCGAGCAGAAAGGCCGGCACTTCGACCCGGCGCTGGTGGACTTGTTCATCGGGCAGATGCCGGCGGTGCGGGCGGTGCAGGAGCGCTGGGCGGAAGCCTGA
- a CDS encoding glycosyltransferase family 4 protein: protein MRVLHFYKTYYPDSVGGIEQVIRQLCVGTTRLGVSNTVLSLSRQKDLAPISVDGHTVHRVPLNFEIASNGCSVQALGALARMAREADVVHYHFPWPFMDLAHFMARVNKPTVVSYHSDIVRQKRWLRLYQPLKYRFLDSVDAIVAASPNYLASSGVLQRYRDKTRVITYGLDKATYPNVEPCRLAHWRARVGPKFFLFVGVLRYYKGLHVLLEAAKGLDYPIVIVGTGPEEAALKEQAARLGLKHLIFTGALEEADKAALLSLCYALAFPSHLRSEAFGISLLEGAMYGKPMISCEIGTGTTYINRDGETGLAVPPEDPQALRGAMQALWEQPELARRMGARAEARYHELFTSEQMAANYTDLYKELVARRASANAGAGVGLAGVPPAG, encoded by the coding sequence ATGCGTGTCCTTCATTTCTACAAGACGTACTATCCGGACTCGGTCGGCGGCATCGAACAGGTGATCCGCCAGCTGTGCGTCGGCACGACGCGCCTGGGCGTGAGCAACACCGTATTGTCGCTGTCGCGCCAGAAGGACCTGGCGCCGATCAGCGTCGACGGACACACGGTGCACCGGGTGCCGCTGAACTTCGAGATCGCCTCCAACGGCTGCTCGGTGCAGGCCCTCGGCGCGCTGGCGCGCATGGCGCGCGAGGCAGACGTCGTGCACTACCACTTCCCCTGGCCCTTCATGGACCTGGCCCACTTCATGGCGCGCGTCAACAAGCCGACGGTCGTCAGCTACCACTCCGACATCGTGCGCCAGAAGCGCTGGCTGCGCCTGTACCAGCCACTCAAGTACCGTTTCCTCGACAGTGTCGACGCCATCGTCGCGGCCTCGCCCAACTACCTGGCCTCATCCGGCGTGCTGCAGCGCTACCGCGACAAGACCCGCGTCATCACCTACGGCCTGGACAAGGCCACCTACCCGAACGTCGAACCTTGCCGCCTGGCACACTGGCGCGCCCGGGTGGGACCGAAGTTCTTCCTGTTCGTTGGTGTGTTGCGCTATTACAAGGGTCTGCACGTCCTGCTCGAGGCGGCCAAGGGACTGGACTATCCGATCGTGATCGTCGGCACCGGTCCGGAAGAAGCGGCACTGAAGGAACAGGCCGCGCGCCTGGGGCTGAAGCACCTGATCTTCACCGGCGCACTGGAAGAAGCCGACAAGGCGGCCTTGCTCAGCCTGTGCTATGCGCTCGCCTTCCCCTCGCACCTGCGCTCGGAAGCCTTCGGCATCTCGCTGCTGGAAGGGGCCATGTACGGCAAACCGATGATCTCGTGCGAGATCGGCACCGGCACCACCTATATCAACCGCGACGGCGAGACCGGCCTGGCGGTGCCGCCCGAGGATCCGCAGGCATTGCGCGGCGCGATGCAGGCGCTGTGGGAGCAGCCGGAGCTGGCGCGCCGCATGGGCGCGCGCGCCGAAGCGCGTTACCACGAGCTGTTCACGTCCGAGCAGATGGCGGCCAACTATACCGACCTGTACAAGGAGCTGGTGGCGCGCAGGGCGTCCGCGAATGCGGGGGCGGGCGTGGGACTGGCGGGCGTGCCGCCGGCGGGGTGA
- a CDS encoding glycosyltransferase family 4 protein yields the protein MIEPGLTGGRLDGIGVYTRALMRHLPRTGCSVSPYSWPRFRADGGISIGQPMPQSFETASLVDLATPGAHRVHMPADLFHVTDYRIVRMDCPVVATLHDALPIKYPEWCNPRLRSVKNWLQRKATAKADHVIALSHFAIDELVACFGVNPNRVSVVYCGVDDEWLETPHASEVAATLAQLELKPGYFLTVGTLQPRKNVDRLLDAWLSLPKALRDERALVVVGARGWRCEALVTRLQRVQADGENLVWLDKLTDQQALRHLYAGAGVFAFPSLYEGFGIPVVEAFASHVPVVASNASSLPEVTQGAALEVDPLDTGLLAEALHTLALDPRERARCIAAGRARAEQLTWHATARQTAEVYRAVLSQ from the coding sequence ATGATCGAACCGGGCCTGACCGGCGGCCGCCTCGATGGCATCGGGGTCTACACCCGCGCGCTGATGCGCCACCTGCCGCGTACCGGCTGCAGCGTGTCGCCGTATTCCTGGCCGCGTTTCCGCGCGGACGGCGGCATCAGCATCGGGCAGCCGATGCCGCAATCCTTCGAAACCGCCTCGCTGGTCGACCTGGCCACCCCCGGGGCGCACCGTGTCCACATGCCGGCCGACCTGTTCCATGTGACCGACTACCGCATCGTGCGCATGGATTGTCCGGTGGTCGCGACCCTGCACGATGCGCTGCCCATCAAGTATCCCGAGTGGTGCAATCCGCGCCTGCGCAGCGTCAAGAACTGGCTGCAGCGCAAGGCGACGGCCAAGGCCGACCATGTCATCGCGCTGTCCCACTTCGCGATCGACGAACTGGTGGCGTGCTTCGGCGTGAACCCGAACCGGGTCTCGGTAGTCTACTGCGGCGTGGATGACGAATGGCTCGAGACGCCTCACGCGTCCGAGGTGGCCGCCACGCTCGCACAACTCGAACTCAAGCCCGGTTACTTCCTCACCGTCGGCACGCTGCAGCCGCGCAAGAACGTCGACCGCCTGCTCGATGCCTGGCTGAGCCTGCCCAAGGCCCTGCGCGACGAACGCGCGCTGGTCGTGGTCGGCGCGCGCGGCTGGCGCTGCGAGGCGCTGGTCACCCGTCTCCAGCGCGTGCAGGCCGACGGCGAGAACCTGGTCTGGCTCGACAAACTCACCGACCAGCAGGCGCTGCGCCACCTGTACGCCGGCGCCGGCGTGTTCGCCTTTCCCTCGCTGTACGAAGGCTTCGGCATCCCCGTGGTCGAGGCTTTCGCCTCGCATGTCCCGGTGGTGGCCTCGAACGCCAGTTCGCTGCCCGAGGTGACGCAAGGCGCGGCGCTCGAGGTCGATCCGCTCGACACCGGGCTGCTCGCCGAGGCGCTGCACACCCTGGCGCTCGATCCCCGCGAGCGCGCGCGCTGCATTGCAGCGGGACGCGCGCGCGCCGAACAACTGACCTGGCACGCCACCGCACGGCAGACCGCCGAGGTGTACCGTGCAGTACTTTCGCAGTAA